From a region of the Georgenia yuyongxinii genome:
- a CDS encoding carbohydrate ABC transporter permease: MSTAVVTASAPVRPAAARRKLPARQVVTRVVLYLLLAVVVLIPLFPLYWLVISAFKTPAEFVQIPPTPFPAEPTLNPLTTALTDVPFFRSMANSVIIAGGATISVVITSIFAGYVFAKHQFRGKDVLFWAIVSTMFLPPIVTLVPLYHLVSSMGLADTYLGVMLPWLANAFGIFLMRQFIMEVPDELIEAARVDGAGELRIVWQFVIPLLKPAVVTLAVFMFVYAWNNFLWPLSILRSEAMYPVVLTLNRLMSYTMSFEFQNVVIAGALVASLPTLLVFLVAQRVFVQGIASTGVKG; the protein is encoded by the coding sequence GTGAGTACCGCCGTCGTCACCGCCTCTGCCCCCGTCCGGCCCGCCGCGGCCCGCCGGAAGCTCCCCGCACGGCAGGTCGTCACCCGGGTGGTTTTGTACCTGCTGCTCGCCGTCGTCGTGCTGATCCCGCTCTTCCCGCTGTACTGGCTGGTGATCTCCGCGTTCAAGACGCCCGCCGAGTTCGTGCAGATCCCGCCCACCCCCTTCCCCGCCGAGCCCACGCTCAACCCGCTGACGACGGCGCTGACCGACGTGCCGTTCTTCCGGTCGATGGCCAACAGCGTGATCATCGCCGGCGGCGCCACGATCTCGGTGGTCATCACCTCGATCTTCGCCGGGTACGTCTTCGCCAAGCACCAGTTCCGCGGCAAGGACGTGCTGTTCTGGGCGATCGTGTCGACGATGTTCCTGCCGCCGATCGTCACCCTCGTGCCGCTGTACCACCTGGTCTCCAGCATGGGCCTCGCGGACACCTACCTCGGCGTCATGCTGCCGTGGCTGGCCAACGCGTTCGGCATCTTCCTCATGCGGCAGTTCATCATGGAGGTGCCCGACGAGCTGATCGAGGCGGCCCGGGTGGACGGCGCCGGCGAGCTGCGGATCGTGTGGCAGTTCGTCATCCCGCTGCTGAAGCCGGCCGTGGTCACCCTCGCGGTGTTCATGTTCGTCTACGCGTGGAACAACTTCCTCTGGCCGCTGTCCATCCTGCGCTCGGAGGCGATGTACCCGGTGGTGCTCACCCTCAACCGGTTGATGTCGTACACGATGAGCTTCGAGTTCCAGAATGTCGTGATCGCCGGCGCCCTTGTGGCGTCGCTTCCCACCCTGCTGGTCTTCCTCGTGGCCCAGCGGGTCTTCGTCCAGGGGATCGCCTCCACCGGCGTGAAGGGCTGA
- a CDS encoding carbohydrate ABC transporter permease, with translation MTTLKAVGEGPAVRVLPPAPRSRNRRRTQAGWSALFLSPTLLIIGTFIVVPMIMTVWISFHQWSMFTPINDMTFVGLDNYARLLTDSTRVQAVANTAVYVGLSVLFTVPLALLVSLLLYFPTLRGKHVVRVILFATYVIPTVAIVIIWSNIYAPGYGPLSASLEAIGIPSPAWLSDPSWALVSLVIFNVWQMLGYYVILLTAGLTQIPEELYEAAKLDGAGIVRRTVSITVPLLRRSLVFVILMTFINSIQVFDPIYLLTQGGPAGSTNVVSFEIQRSAFQYGVAGEASAMAVSLFMMIVVIGAVLGIIMKGRAK, from the coding sequence GTGACCACGCTGAAGGCCGTGGGGGAAGGGCCCGCCGTGCGGGTCCTGCCCCCGGCCCCCCGCTCCCGGAACCGACGGCGCACACAGGCAGGCTGGTCGGCGCTGTTCCTCAGCCCCACGCTGCTGATCATCGGCACCTTCATCGTGGTGCCGATGATCATGACGGTGTGGATCAGCTTCCACCAGTGGTCGATGTTCACCCCGATCAACGACATGACGTTCGTCGGCCTGGACAACTACGCCCGGCTGCTGACCGATTCCACCCGCGTGCAGGCGGTCGCCAACACGGCGGTCTACGTGGGGCTGAGCGTCCTGTTCACGGTGCCACTGGCGCTGCTCGTCTCGCTCCTGCTCTACTTCCCGACGCTGCGCGGCAAGCACGTCGTGCGCGTCATCCTCTTCGCCACCTATGTCATCCCCACGGTCGCCATCGTCATCATCTGGTCCAACATCTACGCCCCGGGGTACGGGCCGCTCAGCGCCTCGCTCGAGGCGATCGGCATCCCCTCGCCGGCGTGGCTGAGCGATCCGTCATGGGCGCTGGTCTCACTGGTCATCTTCAACGTGTGGCAGATGCTCGGCTACTACGTGATCCTGCTGACCGCGGGGCTCACCCAGATCCCCGAAGAGCTCTACGAGGCGGCGAAGCTCGACGGCGCCGGCATCGTCCGCCGGACCGTCTCCATCACGGTCCCACTTCTCCGCCGCTCCTTGGTGTTCGTCATCCTCATGACATTCATCAACTCGATCCAGGTGTTCGACCCGATCTACCTGCTCACCCAGGGTGGCCCCGCCGGCTCGACGAACGTCGTCTCCTTCGAGATCCAGCGCTCCGCCTTCCAGTACGGCGTCGCCGGCGAGGCGAGCGCCATGGCCGTGTCGCTGTTCATGATGATCGTGGTCATCGGCGCCGTGCTGGGCATCATCATGAAGGGACGCGCCAAGTGA
- a CDS encoding helix-turn-helix domain-containing protein, with amino-acid sequence MRPAVSSPTAEPPGGVGSPDPATPAATPTGLSPATPAETPEPDVDLATLGARIRHARQASGLTLAALARQVDRAPSLLSQIENGRKEPRLALLGAIARALGVSVADLMRAEPPSRRAALEIALAQAQTRPQYAGLGLPEVRPSAKLPTEALEALVGLHAEVGRLASVRSATPEEARRANAALRQRMRSRNNYFAEIERLASKISTAIGHGAGPLTERGVNDVTAHLGFTLHRVADLPRATRSVTDLRHRRIFLPVASNGGHDPRHIVLQTLGHFALGHEDPRGYADFLRQRVEANYFAAALLMPEKPAVQFLKGAKAAKALAIDDLRDVFAVSYETAAHRFTNLATEHLDLPVHFMRVGEDGVIYKAYENDDVTFPTDVTGAIEGQMVCRYWASRAVFHNPDRYSTHYQYTDMGRGTYWCTTHVERTGSGDFAIDVGVPFAHVKWFQGRETSVRATSSCPDPACCRRPPEELAARWGAHAWPSARAHSHLLAAIPPGTFPGVDDTEVYEFLDRHAT; translated from the coding sequence GTGCGCCCTGCAGTCTCATCGCCGACGGCGGAGCCTCCCGGCGGGGTCGGCTCGCCCGACCCGGCCACGCCCGCCGCCACTCCTACCGGCCTGTCCCCCGCCACCCCGGCCGAGACGCCCGAACCCGACGTCGACCTCGCCACCCTCGGCGCCCGCATCCGGCACGCCCGCCAGGCCAGCGGTCTCACGCTCGCGGCCCTGGCCCGCCAGGTGGACCGGGCGCCGTCGCTCCTGTCCCAGATCGAGAACGGCCGCAAGGAGCCGCGGCTGGCGCTGCTGGGCGCCATCGCCCGCGCGCTCGGGGTGAGCGTGGCGGACCTGATGCGCGCCGAGCCGCCGTCGCGTCGCGCGGCACTGGAGATCGCGCTGGCCCAGGCGCAGACGCGGCCGCAGTACGCCGGGCTCGGGCTGCCCGAGGTGCGGCCCAGCGCGAAGCTGCCAACCGAGGCGCTCGAGGCGCTCGTGGGCCTGCACGCCGAGGTAGGCCGGCTGGCGTCCGTGCGCTCGGCCACCCCGGAAGAGGCCCGCCGCGCCAACGCGGCACTACGCCAGCGGATGCGGTCGCGGAACAACTACTTCGCCGAGATCGAGCGGCTCGCCTCGAAGATCTCCACGGCCATCGGCCACGGCGCCGGGCCGCTGACCGAGCGCGGCGTGAACGACGTGACGGCGCACCTGGGCTTCACCCTGCACCGCGTCGCGGACCTCCCGCGGGCCACCCGCTCCGTGACCGACCTGCGCCACCGGCGCATCTTCTTGCCGGTGGCGTCCAACGGCGGGCACGACCCCCGCCACATCGTTCTGCAGACCCTCGGCCACTTCGCCCTGGGCCACGAGGACCCGCGCGGGTACGCCGACTTCCTGCGCCAGCGGGTCGAGGCCAACTACTTCGCCGCCGCGCTGCTCATGCCGGAGAAGCCGGCGGTGCAGTTCCTCAAGGGCGCCAAGGCCGCCAAGGCGCTGGCGATCGACGACCTGCGTGACGTCTTCGCCGTCTCCTACGAGACCGCCGCGCACCGCTTCACCAACCTGGCCACCGAGCACCTGGACCTGCCGGTGCACTTCATGCGGGTGGGCGAGGACGGGGTCATCTACAAGGCCTATGAGAACGACGACGTCACGTTCCCCACCGACGTCACCGGCGCCATCGAGGGGCAGATGGTGTGCCGCTACTGGGCGTCCCGAGCGGTGTTCCACAACCCCGACCGCTACTCCACGCACTACCAGTACACCGACATGGGGCGCGGCACGTACTGGTGCACCACCCACGTCGAGCGCACCGGGTCCGGGGACTTCGCCATCGACGTGGGGGTGCCGTTCGCGCACGTGAAGTGGTTCCAGGGCCGGGAGACCTCGGTACGGGCGACGTCGTCGTGCCCGGACCCGGCGTGCTGCCGCCGTCCCCCGGAGGAGCTGGCCGCCCGGTGGGGCGCGCACGCCTGGCCCAGCGCCCGCGCGCACTCGCACCTGCTGGCCGCCATCCCGCCGGGCACCTTTCCAGGCGTGGACGACACCGAGGTCTACGAGTTCCTCGACCGGCACGCCACATGA
- the murQ gene encoding N-acetylmuramic acid 6-phosphate etherase translates to MLSDDPARLDQLLDELSSLTTEEVSTTGADLDTLSTIELVREMNAEDAKVPPAVCAQAPAIAAAVDGIVERMRRGGRLIYVGAGTAGRIGVLDASECPPTFGTDPGLVVGLIAGGPDAIHRAIENSEDDQDAAAAELAGLGLTDRDVVVGISASGRTPYVVGGLDHARSVGALTVAISQNAGSAIAALADVPIEVVVGPEIVAGSTRLKSGTAQKLVLNMLSTLSMVRLGKTYHGIMVDLQATNEKLQARSVRTVMGATGVGAGEAAAALTGVDGSVKRAILVLLTGLAPAQTQTALDRAGGILRVAIEQNGGAPGVAHRTGA, encoded by the coding sequence GTGCTCAGTGACGACCCCGCCCGCCTCGACCAGCTGCTGGACGAGCTCTCCTCGCTGACCACGGAAGAGGTCAGCACCACCGGTGCCGACCTCGACACGCTCAGCACCATCGAGCTCGTGCGGGAGATGAACGCCGAGGACGCCAAGGTCCCGCCAGCCGTCTGCGCGCAGGCGCCGGCCATCGCCGCGGCCGTGGACGGCATCGTCGAGCGGATGCGGCGCGGCGGCCGGCTGATCTACGTCGGAGCGGGCACCGCCGGCCGTATCGGCGTCCTCGACGCCAGCGAGTGCCCCCCCACGTTCGGCACGGACCCGGGACTGGTGGTCGGGCTGATCGCGGGAGGGCCGGACGCCATCCACCGGGCGATCGAGAACTCCGAGGACGACCAGGATGCGGCCGCCGCCGAGCTCGCTGGGCTCGGGCTGACCGACCGGGACGTCGTCGTCGGCATCTCCGCCTCCGGCCGCACCCCGTACGTGGTCGGCGGTCTCGACCACGCCCGCTCGGTCGGGGCCCTGACCGTCGCCATCTCGCAGAACGCGGGCTCCGCGATCGCGGCGTTGGCCGATGTCCCGATCGAGGTCGTCGTCGGCCCGGAGATCGTGGCGGGATCGACCCGGCTGAAGTCCGGCACGGCGCAAAAGCTCGTCCTGAACATGCTCAGCACCCTCAGCATGGTGCGCCTGGGCAAGACCTACCACGGGATCATGGTCGACCTGCAGGCGACCAACGAGAAGCTCCAGGCGCGGTCGGTGCGCACCGTCATGGGCGCCACCGGGGTGGGGGCCGGGGAGGCGGCCGCGGCGCTGACCGGCGTGGACGGCTCGGTCAAACGGGCCATCCTCGTCCTGCTCACCGGGCTCGCTCCCGCCCAGACCCAGACCGCCCTCGACCGCGCCGGCGGCATCCTCCGCGTGGCGATCGAGCAGAACGGCGGCGCGCCGGGCGTGGCCCACCGCACCGGCGCCTAG
- a CDS encoding PIG-L deacetylase family protein, whose translation MTKTVIAVGGHIGDMELTAGPTLAKVVLEGGRAIIVDCTYGERGHPRLAPSVYKEQKLHEATFFAEKIGAELVTLDYSDGFLPDDEAVAEQVAEVIRGAKPDILITHWIRSMHRDHERAAQAALRGAFLASIPIEELDAERHSVPTILHAENWEDMDGFEADTFFAIPEEAYARWREGIQEHAFARGETYGFRFIDYYSALMEVKGCLVGEKRAAAFKTAGNEKFALAGP comes from the coding sequence ATGACAAAGACGGTCATCGCCGTCGGCGGCCACATCGGGGACATGGAGCTCACCGCCGGCCCCACGCTGGCCAAGGTGGTGCTCGAGGGCGGCCGCGCCATCATCGTGGACTGCACCTACGGCGAGCGCGGCCACCCGCGCCTGGCCCCCAGCGTCTACAAGGAGCAGAAACTGCACGAGGCGACGTTCTTCGCCGAGAAGATCGGGGCGGAGCTGGTCACCCTCGACTACTCCGACGGGTTCCTGCCCGATGACGAGGCCGTCGCGGAACAGGTCGCCGAGGTCATCCGCGGCGCCAAGCCGGACATCCTCATCACCCACTGGATCCGCAGCATGCACCGCGACCACGAGCGTGCCGCTCAGGCCGCGCTGCGCGGTGCCTTTCTCGCCTCCATCCCCATCGAGGAGCTCGACGCCGAGCGCCACTCCGTGCCGACGATCCTCCACGCCGAGAACTGGGAGGACATGGACGGCTTCGAGGCCGACACGTTCTTCGCCATCCCCGAGGAGGCGTACGCCCGGTGGCGAGAGGGCATCCAGGAACACGCCTTCGCACGCGGGGAGACCTACGGCTTCCGCTTCATCGACTACTACTCGGCCCTCATGGAAGTGAAGGGCTGCCTGGTCGGGGAGAAGCGGGCCGCCGCGTTCAAGACCGCCGGCAACGAGAAGTTCGCCCTCGCCGGGCCGTGA
- a CDS encoding MurR/RpiR family transcriptional regulator encodes MSVQSTIEAATGSLSPSLLRIANEIRENPAIVLDSTINELAEACGTSVASVVRFCRAIGLNGYTQLRMMLATELGKESAQFGGSTSYGSDITKGESMREMAQKIASLEILAIEETINYLDYASLEQAVDALDNAERILLYGIGASQVVAEDLQRKLFRIGRNAFAPTDPHEAWAAAALPVTGVVAVGFSHLGETHETLDFLRRARDNGARTIGVTGAKGSTLSKLVDHALFTEVRETKFRAGAMVSRIAQLAVVDCIFAGVAQRRYDFTVEALRRTREVTQSARGS; translated from the coding sequence GTGAGCGTCCAGTCGACCATCGAGGCCGCCACGGGGTCTCTGTCCCCCTCGCTGCTGCGCATCGCCAACGAGATCCGGGAGAACCCGGCCATCGTGCTCGACAGCACCATCAACGAGCTCGCGGAGGCGTGCGGCACTTCGGTGGCGTCCGTCGTGCGTTTCTGCCGCGCGATCGGACTGAACGGCTACACCCAGCTGCGCATGATGCTGGCCACCGAGCTGGGCAAGGAGTCGGCCCAGTTCGGCGGTTCGACGAGCTACGGCTCGGACATCACCAAGGGCGAGTCGATGCGCGAGATGGCGCAGAAGATCGCCTCGCTCGAGATACTGGCGATCGAGGAGACGATCAACTACCTCGACTACGCCAGCCTCGAACAGGCGGTGGACGCGCTCGACAACGCCGAGCGGATCCTCCTCTACGGCATCGGCGCCAGCCAGGTCGTCGCGGAGGACCTCCAACGCAAGCTCTTCCGCATCGGCCGCAACGCCTTCGCTCCCACCGACCCCCACGAGGCCTGGGCCGCTGCCGCACTGCCGGTCACCGGGGTGGTCGCCGTCGGGTTCTCCCACCTGGGCGAGACGCACGAGACGCTCGACTTCCTCCGTCGCGCACGCGACAACGGCGCCCGGACCATCGGCGTGACGGGGGCCAAGGGCTCGACCCTGAGCAAGCTCGTCGACCACGCCCTGTTCACCGAGGTCCGCGAGACCAAGTTCCGCGCCGGCGCCATGGTCAGCCGGATCGCCCAGCTCGCCGTCGTGGACTGCATCTTCGCCGGCGTCGCGCAGCGTCGCTACGACTTCACAGTCGAGGCACTGCGGCGCACGCGCGAGGTGACCCAGAGCGCGCGGGGCAGCTGA
- a CDS encoding ABC transporter substrate-binding protein — protein MKKSLLAATSLGTALALTLAACSGGGNAGDSGTTGGAGGDGAQQVTFLTHWGPEQVGMLEEAAAAFTEDNPDITVKVQAVPFGNLLSTLRTQGASPDGPTIVGIYDAWLPELVRDGLAAPAPDDVAGEVEANWPESVVGAASQEGAVHGIPNEVDLYQLNYNKAIFDEAGVAEPPADWDALVDASTKISATGPQGIGFITSWNSGAVHPFLSLLASNGGSFLNEDGTASELTSPEAIETAELYQRLVDEGLTDPSKSTANANTTGPYLDNFVNGNTGMIIMANWWEASLQDAMGDSFSDVGTAPIPVGPSGSESSSISYSWMTMVNANAEDATQGAAWEFLSWLNGPDSGEAGSSAMGDILLSMGILPSRNSDIEAHSEELETEFLSSYVAALDTATPFPTVLGGPAATDALQRQIEALLNGQVDAQTAMKTAAADVDAALASAQ, from the coding sequence ATGAAGAAGTCACTGCTCGCGGCCACCAGCCTCGGCACCGCACTCGCCCTGACCCTCGCCGCGTGTTCGGGTGGCGGCAACGCCGGCGACTCCGGCACCACCGGCGGAGCGGGGGGCGACGGCGCCCAGCAGGTCACGTTCCTCACCCACTGGGGCCCGGAACAGGTGGGCATGCTCGAGGAGGCGGCCGCCGCGTTCACCGAGGACAACCCCGACATCACCGTGAAGGTGCAGGCCGTGCCGTTCGGCAACCTGCTCTCCACCCTGCGCACCCAGGGCGCCTCCCCCGACGGCCCGACCATCGTGGGCATCTACGACGCCTGGCTGCCCGAGCTGGTTCGCGACGGCCTGGCCGCCCCCGCCCCCGACGACGTCGCCGGTGAGGTGGAGGCAAACTGGCCGGAGAGCGTCGTCGGCGCCGCATCCCAGGAGGGCGCCGTCCACGGCATCCCGAACGAGGTCGACCTCTACCAGCTCAACTACAACAAGGCGATCTTCGACGAGGCCGGCGTCGCCGAGCCGCCGGCCGACTGGGACGCCCTGGTCGACGCGTCCACGAAGATCAGCGCGACCGGGCCGCAGGGCATCGGGTTCATCACTAGCTGGAACTCCGGCGCGGTGCACCCCTTCCTCTCCCTGCTCGCCTCGAACGGTGGCAGCTTCCTCAACGAGGACGGCACCGCCTCCGAGCTGACCAGCCCCGAGGCGATCGAGACCGCCGAGCTCTACCAGCGCCTGGTGGACGAGGGCCTGACGGACCCGTCGAAGTCGACCGCCAACGCCAACACCACCGGTCCGTACCTGGACAACTTCGTCAACGGCAACACCGGCATGATCATCATGGCCAACTGGTGGGAGGCCTCCCTGCAGGACGCCATGGGTGACTCCTTCAGCGACGTCGGTACCGCCCCCATCCCGGTGGGCCCGAGCGGCTCGGAGTCCTCGTCGATCTCCTACTCGTGGATGACCATGGTCAACGCTAACGCCGAGGACGCCACGCAGGGCGCCGCGTGGGAGTTCCTCAGCTGGCTCAACGGCCCGGACTCCGGCGAGGCCGGCTCCTCGGCCATGGGTGACATCCTCCTCTCGATGGGCATCCTGCCCTCGCGCAACTCGGACATCGAGGCCCACTCCGAGGAGCTGGAGACCGAGTTCCTCAGCTCCTACGTCGCCGCGCTGGACACCGCCACGCCGTTCCCGACGGTGCTCGGCGGCCCGGCCGCCACGGACGCGCTCCAGCGTCAGATCGAAGCCCTGCTCAACGGGCAGGTCGACGCGCAGACCGCGATGAAGACGGCGGCCGCCGACGTCGACGCCGCCCTGGCCTCCGCCCAGTAG
- a CDS encoding GNAT family N-acetyltransferase, with translation MPTTDLTVALRTFAPGDGRALAEAWTEAAPQDAMTERRLRDLVLLDRNFDADGLFVAEQDGRVVGSAYAVRRRVAHDRDDLEPGTGWIPYFFVAPAARGNGLGRRLVEAAMSWLRAQGAREVFFSNYTPNYVLPGLDAARYPAAARLLASLGFSEVEHPSAMDRSLIGYQIPADVRERVTRLRAEGWYFGSPTGDDLVPLIRIAGEAFNSDWARAIREGVLSGMPLERILVAKDPAGVLLGWAMHGTYEAVIERFGPFGVLPESRGTGLGKVLLHLTLERMTALGAHSAWFLWADEGSTASKLYERTGFAPTRTFSILRAPLG, from the coding sequence GTGCCCACGACCGATCTCACCGTCGCTCTCCGGACCTTCGCGCCCGGGGACGGCCGGGCCCTCGCCGAGGCGTGGACCGAGGCGGCGCCGCAGGACGCCATGACCGAGCGCCGGCTGCGCGACCTGGTGCTGCTCGACCGCAACTTCGACGCCGACGGCCTCTTCGTCGCCGAGCAGGACGGTCGCGTCGTCGGCTCCGCCTACGCGGTGCGCCGCCGGGTCGCGCACGACCGCGACGACCTGGAGCCCGGCACCGGCTGGATCCCGTACTTCTTCGTCGCGCCCGCCGCCCGCGGCAACGGGCTCGGACGCAGGCTCGTCGAGGCCGCGATGAGCTGGCTGAGGGCGCAGGGCGCCCGGGAGGTGTTCTTCTCGAACTACACCCCGAACTACGTCCTGCCCGGCCTTGACGCCGCCCGCTACCCCGCGGCCGCCCGGCTGCTGGCCTCACTCGGGTTCTCCGAGGTCGAGCACCCCAGCGCCATGGACCGTTCGCTCATCGGCTACCAGATCCCCGCGGACGTCCGGGAGCGGGTCACCCGGCTGCGCGCCGAGGGCTGGTACTTCGGATCGCCCACCGGGGACGACCTCGTGCCGCTGATCCGCATCGCCGGCGAGGCGTTCAACTCCGACTGGGCCCGGGCTATCCGCGAGGGGGTGCTCAGCGGGATGCCGCTGGAGCGGATCCTCGTCGCCAAGGACCCCGCGGGGGTGCTACTCGGCTGGGCGATGCACGGCACGTACGAGGCGGTCATCGAGCGTTTCGGACCCTTCGGGGTGCTCCCCGAGAGTCGAGGCACCGGCCTGGGCAAAGTGCTGCTGCACCTGACCCTGGAGCGGATGACCGCACTCGGCGCACACAGCGCCTGGTTCCTGTGGGCCGACGAGGGCTCCACCGCCTCCAAGCTCTATGAGCGCACCGGCTTCGCGCCGACCCGTACCTTCTCCATCCTGCGCGCCCCGCTGGGCTGA
- a CDS encoding N-acetylglucosamine kinase encodes MVQDTRLTLCIDLGKTRCRLAALTADGTVASAERAGAAGAASHGGPAEIAGIVADLVDQLRLPDGQSPVAVGVGAAGTLTDPAAAGEIAEALVARLHLPVAVTSDAITAHVGALGGAAGVTLVAGTGAVALGLSPDGTLRRVDGWGPQLGDLGGGSWLGREGIRAVLGAESGLRPVTSLSEDLPAVIAPESDPARWVSASSNPGQELARFAPAVLRRAEAGDAVALAIAERAVAHLADAALAAVDPTDPAGHVCVLGGLTQSPWFAARLAAALRERGLTPTDPAGTALDGARAVALRRDLPHERYIHRAQ; translated from the coding sequence ATGGTGCAGGACACCCGGCTGACGCTGTGTATCGACCTCGGCAAGACGCGGTGCCGCCTCGCCGCGCTCACGGCCGACGGGACGGTCGCCTCCGCCGAGCGCGCCGGCGCTGCCGGGGCTGCCAGCCACGGCGGGCCAGCAGAGATCGCCGGCATCGTCGCGGACCTCGTCGACCAGCTCAGGTTGCCGGACGGACAGTCACCCGTCGCCGTCGGCGTTGGAGCCGCCGGCACCTTGACGGACCCGGCCGCCGCCGGGGAGATCGCCGAAGCCCTCGTCGCACGCCTTCACCTGCCCGTCGCAGTCACCTCCGACGCCATCACCGCGCACGTCGGCGCGCTGGGTGGCGCGGCCGGCGTCACCCTGGTCGCCGGCACCGGCGCTGTCGCACTCGGCCTGTCCCCGGACGGCACCCTGCGGCGCGTCGACGGCTGGGGCCCCCAGCTCGGTGACCTCGGCGGTGGCTCCTGGCTAGGGCGCGAGGGCATCCGTGCGGTCCTGGGTGCTGAGAGCGGGCTGCGCCCGGTCACGTCCCTGAGCGAGGACCTGCCCGCGGTCATCGCCCCCGAGAGCGACCCCGCGCGCTGGGTCTCGGCGTCGTCCAACCCCGGGCAGGAGCTCGCCCGGTTCGCCCCCGCAGTGCTGCGCCGCGCCGAGGCGGGCGACGCCGTCGCCCTGGCCATCGCCGAGCGTGCGGTGGCCCACCTGGCCGACGCCGCCCTGGCGGCCGTCGATCCCACCGACCCCGCCGGGCACGTCTGCGTGCTCGGCGGCCTCACCCAGTCGCCCTGGTTCGCGGCGCGCCTGGCCGCCGCGCTGCGCGAGCGGGGCCTGACCCCGACCGACCCGGCCGGCACAGCTCTCGACGGTGCGCGCGCCGTCGCCCTTCGACGCGATCTGCCCCACGAGAGGTACATCCACCGTGCTCAGTGA